The DNA window GACGTACGCGTGCAGCGCCTGCTGGTCGCGGACCGCCCGCCGCGGCTGCTGGGCGCGACCGCGCTGGCGGTGGCCGGCACGCTCGTCGCGCTGCCGATCTCGTTGTTCCTGAGCTGACGACCCCTACGGGACTTCTCCGGGTTCGCGCGCCCCTATAGGTAGGCAAGCTACGTGTAGGGTCGCTATGACAAGCGAACCAACCCGTGGGAGAACCGCCGTGGATCCCCTGCTCCTCGCCCGCCTCCAGTTCGCCACCACCACCTCGCTGCACTTCCTCTTCGTGGTGGTCACGCTCGGCCTGGTCACCCTGCTGGTCGTGCTCCAGACCGCCGGCTATCTCACCGGCAAGCCGGTCTACGAGCGGCTGACCCGGTTCTGGGGTCAGCTCTACGTGATCAACTACGTGCTCGGCATCGCCACCGGGATCGTGCTGGAGTTCCAGTTCGGCCTGAACTGGAGCGGCCTGTCGCGCTACGTGGGGAACGTGTTCGGGGCGCCGCTGGCCATCGAGACGCTCGTCGCGTTCTTCCTGGAGTCCACGTTCCTCGGCATGTGGATCTTCGGCTGGCACCGGCTGCCGCGGGGGCTGCACCTGGCGCTGCTCTGGGGCGTGGCGATCACCGCGTACGCCTCGGCGTTCTGGATCATGGTGGCGAACGCCTGGCTCCAGCACCCGGTCGGCTACCAGGTGCGGGACGGCGTCGCCCACCTCACCGACTTCGGCGCGCTGCTCACCAACCCCACGTTCGGTTTCGCGTTCGGGCACGTGGTCTCCGCGAGCCTGGTCACCGGCGGCCTGCTGATGGCCGCGGTCAGCGCCTGGCACCTGCTGCGCCGCACGCCCGACTTCGCGCTGTTCCGCACCTCGCTGCGGCTCGGGCTGGTCACCGCGGCGCTCGCGGTCAGCGCGGTGCAGGGCTTCGGCTTCGCCCAGTTCGGCCCGGTCGGGCAGCTCCAGCCCACCAAGTTCGGCGGCGGCCCGGACCGGGACGCGACGATCGCGGAGTGGACCGCCCGGTTCGGCCCCGGCGACTGGGATCCGCCGGTGCTGTCCAGCGTCGGCCTCGGCTTCATGATCCTGATCGGCTTCGCGCTGGGCTGCGTCTGGCTCCTGCTGCCGCTGCTCTGGCGCGACTGGATCATCCGGCTGCGGTTCCCGCTCTGGCTGGTCCTGCTCGGCCTGCCGCTGCCGTTCGTGGCGGTGCTGCTCGGCTGGATCGCCCGGGAGGTGGGCCGCCAGCCCTGGGTGGCGTACGGGCTGCTGCCCACCGCGCAGGCCGTCTCCCCGGTCCCGGCCGGGCTGATGCTCGCCTCGCTGATCGGGTTCAGCCTGCTGCTCGGCGCGCTCACCGTCACCAACTGGGTGCTGCTGGCCCGGCACGCCGCCCGGGGCGCGCGCGACCCGCTGCTCGGCCGCCCGCCCGCGCCCGAGCACGACGACCACCACCACCAGCCCGTGTTCGCCTGAGGAGCCCGTCGTGGAGTTCGCCTGGTACGCCCTGCTCGGCCTCTTCTTCGCCGCCTACCTGGTGCTCGGCGGCTACGACTACGGCGTCGGCCTGCTGCTGGCCCGGCGCGCCGGCACCGGACCGGGCGACGCGCTCGCCCGCCGGGTCGCGCTCACCGCCGTCGGCCCGTTCTTCCTCGGCAACGAGGTCTGGCTGGTGGCCACGG is part of the Micromonospora sp. WMMD980 genome and encodes:
- a CDS encoding cytochrome ubiquinol oxidase subunit I — translated: MDPLLLARLQFATTTSLHFLFVVVTLGLVTLLVVLQTAGYLTGKPVYERLTRFWGQLYVINYVLGIATGIVLEFQFGLNWSGLSRYVGNVFGAPLAIETLVAFFLESTFLGMWIFGWHRLPRGLHLALLWGVAITAYASAFWIMVANAWLQHPVGYQVRDGVAHLTDFGALLTNPTFGFAFGHVVSASLVTGGLLMAAVSAWHLLRRTPDFALFRTSLRLGLVTAALAVSAVQGFGFAQFGPVGQLQPTKFGGGPDRDATIAEWTARFGPGDWDPPVLSSVGLGFMILIGFALGCVWLLLPLLWRDWIIRLRFPLWLVLLGLPLPFVAVLLGWIAREVGRQPWVAYGLLPTAQAVSPVPAGLMLASLIGFSLLLGALTVTNWVLLARHAARGARDPLLGRPPAPEHDDHHHQPVFA